In Silene latifolia isolate original U9 population chromosome X, ASM4854445v1, whole genome shotgun sequence, the following proteins share a genomic window:
- the LOC141618409 gene encoding uncharacterized protein LOC141618409 has translation MASGIKVENYSVGKCKCGVPAAICTSYTQRNYGRRFEGCKFYKANSDMRGCGHFKWIDEAEKKWEKDVIMEILASKKNMDKAYIDLVKRNEKQAKGLMILCIAIVCGCVLMCISKLG, from the coding sequence ATGGCGTCAGGAATTAAGGTAGAAAATTATAGTGTTGGAAAATGCAAGTGTGGAGTCCCCGCTGCTATTTGTACATCTTATACACAAAGAAATTATGGGAGGAGGTTTGAGGGATGcaaattttacaaggcaaattccGATATGCGCGGTTGCGGACATTTCAAGTGGATTGATGAAGCAGAAAAGAAATGGGAGAAGGACGTAATCATGGAGATATTAGCATCCAAGAAGAATATGGACAAGGCTTACATAGATTTGGTTAAGAGAAATGAGAAACAAGCAAAGGGTTTGATGATCCTATGTATTGCAATTGTCTGTGGATGTGTTCTTATGTGTATTAGTAAGCTAGGTTAG